GAGGACGTTCCGTCCTCTAAAAACCTCGGTTGGAGGGACGAAACACCCTCCGTCCCTTCAATCGACATCCGCCGTTCCGTCCTTCAAAAAACCCCGTAGGGCAGGAGGGCGTCGTACCTTTCCTCCCGAGGTTTTTAGAGGACGGAACGTCCTCGTTTCCCGGGAGGAAAGGTACGACGCCCTCCTGCCCGGGTTCCCTCAGAAGCGGGCGGTGAACTCGATGCCTATACGGCGGAGGTCGGCCGGGTGGATGAACGTGCCGCCGAACTCGGGCGCCGGGATCACTTCTTCGAGATAGACCTCCTCGGTCGCGTTCTTGGCGAACACAACGGCCGACAGCCGGTCGTTCTCCACGCCCACGCGCAGGTTCAGCACCGTGTAGCTGTCGCGCCGGGTGGGCGTGAAGTCGCTGGCCACGCCGTTGAACAATGTCGCGCGCTGCTGGTCCTGGACCACGTGGAACCAGGTCTCGCCCACGGCTGACACGTCCGCCGAGGCCGCGAACCGCCAGTCGCCGGTCAGCGGCATGACCACGCGGGCGCCGGCGCTGGCCGTCCAGTCGGGCGTGTACGGCGACTTGTTGCCGACCGTATCGGGACGCACGCTGTTGGCTTCGATCTCGCTGTCCACGTAGCCCCAGCCCGCGTAGACGTCGAGGATGTCCGTCACCGCCCAGGTGGCGCCCACTTCGGCGCCCTGCAGGCTCACTTCATCGAGGTTGCCGTTCAGCCGCAGCAGGCCGAAGGGGCCCACCAGGAACTCGAAGAACTGCATGTCGTCCACCTGCACGTTGAAGGCCGTGGCTTCCAGCCTCAGGCGGTCGTCCAGCAGATTGCCCTTGATGCCCACTTCCAGCGAAACGGAAGTTTCCTTGTCCACGTCGTCGGTGATTCCCACGGGCACCTGCGGCGGCGCGCCAACGGCCGCCAGGAACACGTTGTTGATCAGGCCGTTGATGAAGATGTCCACGGTGGCCTTGGCGCCCTGGTTGTTGAAACCGCCGCTCTTGAAGCCCACGCCGCCGCTGGCGAACACGGTCCAGTCCTCGGTCACGTCCCAGGTGATCGAGAGCTTCGGCTGGAACTGGCTGAATGTGCGGGACTTGGGCGCGATCGAACCGGCCGGGTTCACGCCGGGGCAAAGGCCGGGGTTGATCGGCGCGTTGCCGGTGTAGGGTGGACCGTCGCAGTCGATGTACTGGGACAGGGCGTTGATCGGAACCAGGTTCTCCACCTCACGCCGTTCGTTGTCGAAGCGCAGCGCCAGCGAGACTTCGGTGGTTTCGGTCATTTCGTAGGAGATTTCGCCGAAAGCCGCAAGCACACGATTGTTGAAGCGGTCGTGAACGAGTTGCTCGGTCGGGTTGTTGCCGCTCTGCGGCACGTACAGTTCCTGGGTGATGCCGTTGCCCAGGTCCAGTCCGGTATTGACGCCCACCTCGCGCTCGATGTCGAGGAAATAGGCGCCGGCCAGCCAGGTCAGGGGTCCGTCGCCGGTGGAGTTCAGCCGCACCTCGAGGCTGAAGTCGGTCTGCTTGCGTTCCTGGTACTGGGTGCCGTCGCAGGCGATGGGCGTGTAGGGTCCCAGCAGCGACACCGGGAAGTTGGGGTCGGGCCCCAGGTAGGTGGGGGCGGGCAGCCGCACCCCGGCGTTGAACGCCTCCGTCACCGAATTCAGGCAGTGCTGGTTGGCGTTGAAGAAACCGAAGGCGCCGCTGGTGCCGTCGGCGCTCAGGTTGTTGTCGATCTTGCTGAACAGGAACCAGGCGCGCA
This portion of the Gammaproteobacteria bacterium genome encodes:
- a CDS encoding TonB-dependent receptor, with product MPANVQTPELRMNTNPVRQLIFCVLGMVLLSPVAPAQDAIEEIIVTARQREETLRDVPGTVRVLTSEDIERSGIQRAEDFVYMTPGVSIVDTAEVGDTQVNIRGINGARDAENSYALIVDGVLMTNPAALNREYANLSQIEILKGPQGALYGRNAAAGAIIITTDKPGGDTGGYLKVSGAGDSTWLYSGAVESALAEGVNFRVQGDYRTTDGFYENTYLDRDDIVDDYRGYNLNARLTWDQSDDTSWDFKFRYGEVDAASITFNAAFHLPLFAQLFGMPQFFEDVNDHEFAFQTNIDPGNEQEATEFSARVDHALGWADMRAWFLFSKIDNNLSADGTSGAFGFFNANQHCLNSVTEAFNAGVRLPAPTYLGPDPNFPVSLLGPYTPIACDGTQYQERKQTDFSLEVRLNSTGDGPLTWLAGAYFLDIEREVGVNTGLDLGNGITQELYVPQSGNNPTEQLVHDRFNNRVLAAFGEISYEMTETTEVSLALRFDNERREVENLVPINALSQYIDCDGPPYTGNAPINPGLCPGVNPAGSIAPKSRTFSQFQPKLSITWDVTEDWTVFASGGVGFKSGGFNNQGAKATVDIFINGLINNVFLAAVGAPPQVPVGITDDVDKETSVSLEVGIKGNLLDDRLRLEATAFNVQVDDMQFFEFLVGPFGLLRLNGNLDEVSLQGAEVGATWAVTDILDVYAGWGYVDSEIEANSVRPDTVGNKSPYTPDWTASAGARVVMPLTGDWRFAASADVSAVGETWFHVVQDQQRATLFNGVASDFTPTRRDSYTVLNLRVGVENDRLSAVVFAKNATEEVYLEEVIPAPEFGGTFIHPADLRRIGIEFTARF